A window of Streptomyces profundus genomic DNA:
GCCGAGCAGACCGTGCCGCCGCCGCTTCCCGAGCCACTGACCGTGCCGGTCGCCGACGCGCACACCCATCTGGACATGCAGGAGGGCACGGTCGAGGAGGCGCTGGCGAAGGCCGCGGCGGTCGGGGTCACCCGGCTCGTCCAGATCGGCTGCGATGTGGCCAGGGCGCGCTGGGCCGTCAAGATCGCCGCCGAGCATCCCGAGGCGATCTGGGCCGCCGTCGCCCTGCACCCCAACGAGGCGCCCAGGATCGAGGCGGAGGGCGGGCCGGCCGCGCTTGACGCGGCGCTCGCCGAGATCGCCGAGCTGGCGGCGCTGCCGCAGGTCCGCGCGATCGGCGAGACCGGCCTGGACTACTACCGCACGGGCGCCGATGGCGTCGCCGCGCAGCAGCGTTCGTTCCGGCGCCATCTGGCGCTGGCCAAGGAGCTGGACAAGGCGCTGGTGATCCACGACCGGGAGGCGCACGCCGATGTGCTGCGCATCCTCAAGGAGGACGGCGCCCCCAGGCGCACCGTCTTCCACTGCTACTCGGGCGACGCCGAGATGGCCGCGATCTGCGCCGCCGAGGGGTACTTCATGTCCTTCGCCGGCAATGTCACCTTCGCCAGCGCGCACCCGCTGCGCGCGGCCCTGGCGGCGGCGCCGCCCGAGCTGCTGCTGGTGGAGACGGACGCGCCCTTTCTCACCCCGGCGCCGTTCCGTGGCCGCCCCAACGCGCCGTATCTGATCCCGGTCACGGTGCGCGCCATGGCCGAGGTCAAGGGCCTGGGCGAGGCCGACCTCGCCCGGCGGCTGGCCGCCAACACCGAGCGGGCCTTCGGATGAGCGCCGAGGCGCTGCTCGGCCCGGCCGAGGTGCGGGAGCTGGCCGCCGCGCTGGGGGTGCGCCCCAGCAAGCAGCGCGGCCAGAACTTCGTGATCGACGCCAACACCGTGCGGCGGATCGTGCGCGCCGCCGGGGTGGGCGAGAGCGACACCGTCCTTGAGGTCGGCCCCGGGCTCGGCTCGTTGACGTTGGCGCTGCTGGCCGGCGCCGACCGGGTGGTCGCGATCGAGATCGACGACACGCTCGCCGGGGCGCTCCCCGCCACCGTCGCCGCGCGCCTCCCGGCGCGCGCCGACCGGTTCGCGCTGGTGCATGCCGACGCGCTACGGGTCACCGAGCTGCCGGGCCCGCCGCCGGACGCGCTGGTCGCCAACCTGCCCTACAACGTGGCCGTTCCGGTGCTGCTGCATCTGCTGGCCGCCTTCCCCAGCCTGCGGCGCGGCCTGGTCATGGTGCAGTCCGAGGTCGCCGACCGGCTGACAGCGCCGCCGGGGTCCCGGGTGTACGGGGTGCCCTCGGTCAAGGCCGCCTGGTACGCCGACGCCAGGCGGGCCGGGGCGATCGGCCGCACGGTGTTCTGGCCGGCGCCCAACGTGGACTCGGGCCTGGTCGCGTTCACCCGCCGGGAGCCGCCGGCCACCACGGCCGACCGCGCCGAGGTCTTCGCCGTGGTGGACGCGGCCTTCGCGCAGCGCCGCAAGACGCTGCGCGCCGCGCTCGCCGGCTGGGCCGGCTCCCCTGCGGCGGCCGAGGCGGCGTGCCGGGCGGCCGACGTGCCGCCCACGGCGCGCGGCGAGCAGCTGACGGTCGCCGACTTCGCCCGGCTCGCCGAGCACCGCCCCCCGCGCCCCTGACCGGTTGCCCGCCCGCCGGTCCGACCGTACGTTTGTCCGCCCGTCCGTTCGGCGTGAGCCGTTGATCAGTCCCTGTGAGGGACTACGAGGGACCCAGACGACCATGACCGCAGCATCCCGCACCGTCCGCGTTCCGGCCAAGGT
This region includes:
- a CDS encoding TatD family hydrolase; the protein is MPKSAKAKAEQTVPPPLPEPLTVPVADAHTHLDMQEGTVEEALAKAAAVGVTRLVQIGCDVARARWAVKIAAEHPEAIWAAVALHPNEAPRIEAEGGPAALDAALAEIAELAALPQVRAIGETGLDYYRTGADGVAAQQRSFRRHLALAKELDKALVIHDREAHADVLRILKEDGAPRRTVFHCYSGDAEMAAICAAEGYFMSFAGNVTFASAHPLRAALAAAPPELLLVETDAPFLTPAPFRGRPNAPYLIPVTVRAMAEVKGLGEADLARRLAANTERAFG
- the rsmA gene encoding 16S rRNA (adenine(1518)-N(6)/adenine(1519)-N(6))-dimethyltransferase RsmA — protein: MSAEALLGPAEVRELAAALGVRPSKQRGQNFVIDANTVRRIVRAAGVGESDTVLEVGPGLGSLTLALLAGADRVVAIEIDDTLAGALPATVAARLPARADRFALVHADALRVTELPGPPPDALVANLPYNVAVPVLLHLLAAFPSLRRGLVMVQSEVADRLTAPPGSRVYGVPSVKAAWYADARRAGAIGRTVFWPAPNVDSGLVAFTRREPPATTADRAEVFAVVDAAFAQRRKTLRAALAGWAGSPAAAEAACRAADVPPTARGEQLTVADFARLAEHRPPRP